The following proteins are co-located in the Aerosakkonema funiforme FACHB-1375 genome:
- a CDS encoding 4-Cys prefix domain-containing protein — MRYCLNPDCPQPKNLSATENCQACGSSLTLQERFDILVQMGRGGYGAVFLAIDRSQPNPIHCVSSRTKVIDTV; from the coding sequence ATGAGATATTGCTTAAATCCAGATTGTCCGCAGCCGAAAAATTTGAGCGCAACTGAAAACTGTCAAGCTTGTGGTTCTTCGCTGACTTTGCAAGAGCGGTTTGATATTCTGGTTCAGATGGGACGGGGTGGGTATGGTGCAGTATTTTTAGCCATCGATCGGTCTCAACCTAACCCAATTCATTGTGTAAGTAGTCGGACAAAAGTAATCGACACTGTATGA
- a CDS encoding NHLP bacteriocin export ABC transporter permease/ATPase subunit codes for MTNFHSSARTIASNNLFPLSTPMTAWRVKEGAMAVFAIATINGSPQGARRYLFDVAPPDVLFGMATRLEGQSHQLIAVAYEETHLVSIALVDWVGQAITEPNGGGESLLECLQQWSDRLGAVIRGADISFNGINVAGLDSLESVCECLERFHADFLLCLHQLDQKEALTRSEQFQLRQQLNQAASDRALDHLTSIFRRQTAASLATGTALLMAAGAVGRAMGMEIRPPAKSEDFQGLKDPLEAIARASRMRTRQVILRGAWWQFDAGPILAYTAQDERPVALLPINGNRYEIFDPEQQRRTPLNANTAQLISPIAYVFYRPFPDKVLTVLEIFKFATKGTLRDVVIVFILGAVTSILGMVIPQATGILIDNAIPNADRGLIFQIGLGLLAVNFGSILLGLVENVATARAQTFAEMQTQAATWDRLLKLPAPFFRNFSIGDLQLRVSGINQLHQILTGTVMSSLFNSFFSLLNLGLLLSYNGKLTLVAIAVAAINIAITFFSFFISRQKMIPMQELAGELSGLTVQLIGAVTKLRVAGAEERAFAYWSQKFSQQLNLTLSTEAIEDGITLFNNILPTVSSVAVYAIAVMLIVEAQAQGERGFSTGTFLAFNVAFGTFVGGVTGLSNAAIQLMTVNVIWERVKPILEAQPEVNDRKADPGILLGEVKLDRVSFRYAPDRPLAINKVTIEAKAGEFIAIVGPSGGGKSTIVRLLLGFEQPEAGTIYYDHRDLSGLDIWALRRQLGVVLQNSRINSGSIFKNISSNAIVTMDEAWAAAKMAGLAEDIEQMPMGMHTVVSEGGSNLSGGQRQRLFIARSLVLKPKILIFDEATSALDNRTQAIVIESLAQLKVTRIVVAHRLSTIRYADRIYVIVGGEVKQVGNFEELMSQPGMFADLMARQMA; via the coding sequence TATGAGGAAACGCATTTAGTATCGATCGCTCTGGTAGACTGGGTAGGACAAGCCATAACTGAGCCAAATGGCGGGGGGGAGTCGCTGCTTGAGTGTTTGCAACAGTGGAGCGATCGCTTAGGGGCAGTTATCCGAGGGGCAGATATTTCATTCAATGGTATTAATGTAGCAGGGCTGGATAGTTTAGAGTCGGTTTGTGAATGTTTGGAGCGATTTCATGCTGACTTTTTACTTTGTCTGCACCAACTTGACCAAAAAGAAGCTCTGACGCGATCGGAACAATTTCAGTTACGCCAACAACTCAATCAAGCAGCGAGCGATCGCGCTTTGGATCATCTTACCAGTATTTTTCGCCGTCAAACAGCCGCATCTTTGGCAACAGGAACGGCTTTGTTAATGGCTGCGGGAGCGGTGGGGAGAGCGATGGGGATGGAAATTCGTCCCCCAGCCAAATCAGAAGACTTCCAGGGGCTTAAAGACCCACTAGAGGCGATCGCTCGCGCCTCTCGGATGCGGACGCGCCAAGTCATTTTGCGGGGTGCTTGGTGGCAGTTTGATGCTGGGCCGATTTTAGCATACACGGCTCAGGATGAGCGCCCGGTGGCTTTGCTTCCCATAAATGGTAATCGTTACGAAATTTTCGATCCCGAACAGCAGCGGCGCACACCTTTGAATGCAAACACGGCGCAATTGATTTCACCAATAGCTTATGTGTTTTATCGACCTTTCCCAGATAAAGTACTCACAGTCCTAGAAATTTTCAAGTTTGCCACTAAGGGAACGCTGCGGGATGTGGTAATCGTGTTTATCTTAGGTGCGGTTACTTCCATATTGGGGATGGTAATTCCCCAAGCTACTGGTATTTTAATCGATAATGCAATTCCTAATGCCGATCGCGGGTTGATTTTTCAGATTGGTTTAGGGTTACTAGCGGTAAATTTTGGCAGTATTCTATTAGGTTTGGTGGAAAATGTTGCGACTGCTCGCGCTCAAACTTTTGCGGAAATGCAAACTCAGGCGGCGACTTGGGATCGGCTGTTGAAATTGCCCGCGCCTTTCTTTCGCAACTTTTCGATTGGGGACTTGCAATTGCGCGTTTCTGGGATTAACCAACTTCACCAAATTCTCACGGGTACGGTAATGAGTTCCCTATTTAATAGTTTCTTTTCTCTATTGAATTTGGGGTTGTTGCTTTCTTACAATGGAAAATTGACATTAGTGGCGATCGCAGTAGCGGCCATCAATATTGCGATTACTTTCTTTTCTTTCTTTATTTCCCGCCAAAAAATGATTCCGATGCAAGAATTGGCTGGGGAATTATCCGGTTTAACCGTACAATTAATCGGTGCAGTAACGAAATTACGAGTAGCAGGTGCGGAAGAAAGGGCTTTTGCCTATTGGTCGCAAAAGTTTAGCCAACAACTTAATTTAACCCTCAGTACGGAGGCGATTGAAGATGGCATCACTCTTTTTAATAATATTCTGCCTACTGTTAGTTCAGTGGCAGTTTATGCGATAGCAGTAATGTTAATTGTCGAAGCCCAAGCTCAAGGAGAAAGGGGATTTTCTACCGGAACTTTTTTGGCGTTTAATGTGGCTTTCGGTACTTTTGTGGGCGGGGTGACGGGGTTGAGTAATGCAGCCATCCAATTAATGACGGTGAACGTGATTTGGGAACGAGTGAAACCTATTTTGGAAGCGCAACCAGAAGTTAACGATCGCAAAGCCGATCCGGGAATTTTGTTGGGTGAAGTTAAACTCGATCGGGTGAGTTTTCGCTATGCTCCAGATAGACCATTAGCTATTAATAAAGTGACAATTGAAGCGAAAGCTGGAGAATTTATTGCTATAGTCGGGCCGTCAGGTGGCGGCAAATCAACTATCGTCCGATTACTGTTAGGTTTTGAGCAGCCAGAAGCGGGAACAATTTATTACGATCATCGGGATTTATCGGGATTAGATATTTGGGCACTCCGGCGACAATTGGGTGTGGTTTTACAGAATAGTCGGATTAATAGTGGTTCGATATTTAAGAATATTTCTAGCAATGCTATAGTAACAATGGATGAAGCTTGGGCAGCTGCAAAAATGGCTGGTTTGGCGGAAGATATCGAACAAATGCCAATGGGAATGCACACGGTTGTTTCGGAAGGGGGATCGAATCTTTCGGGAGGACAACGCCAGCGTTTGTTTATCGCTCGTTCTTTGGTATTAAAACCGAAAATTTTGATTTTTGATGAGGCAACCAGTGCTTTAGATAACCGCACGCAAGCAATTGTAATTGAAAGTTTAGCACAGTTAAAGGTAACAAGAATTGTAGTGGCTCACCGTTTGAGTACCATTCGCTATGCCGATCGCATTTATGTGATTGTAGGGGGAGAAGTGAAGCAGGTGGGTAATTTTGAGGAATTAATGTCTCAACCGGGAATGTTTGCTGATTTGATGGCGCGACAGATGGCTTAA